From Sphingobacterium bambusae:
GGAATAGCTGGTACTTTCTGCCCACAGCCTTATTTGCAGCAGCAGGCCTAGGGTTGCTTTCGGGCATCTATCCCGCCTTCGTACTCTCCAGCTTCAAGCCCATCGCGGTGCTCAAAGGCAACGTATCTCCAAGAAGCGGAAGCTCCATCTTCCGTAACGGATTGGTCATCTTTCAATTTGCCACCTCCATTATCTTGATTATAGGCACGCTCATAATCAACCAACAGCTCAATTTCATCCTGAACAAAGATATTGGCTTCAACAAAGACCAAGTCTTGGTTTTACATGGAACAAGGACCTTAGGCAATCAGGCGAAGGTTTTTAAAGATGAACTCAGCAATATCCCCAGCATACAAAGTGTTGCCATTAGTGATTACCTGCCGGTGAATATCGACGGATCCAAGCGCAATGGGAATACCTTTAATCTCGAAGGCACGCAACAAGTGGAAACTAGCAAAGGAGGACAATTCTGGATAGTCGATAAAGACTACATCAGCACATTTGGGCTTCATCTGGTTGCTGGGCGAAACTTCAATATGGATATCGCATCCGATTCGGCGGCCGTGATTGTGAACCAGCGCATGGTCAACGAACTGGGCATCAAAGATCCTATAGGTGCACGGATTACTAACGGCAACAGCTACACCATCATTGGTGTGGTTGAAGATTTCATCTTCGGCTCCCTCCGCGAAGAGGGCTTAGATCCCCTTTGTATGGTTATTGGCGGTAGCAACTCCCTTATATCCGTTAAGATCAAAGCAGCCGATGCCACGCAAACCATACGGGATATCAGCAACATTTGGACTAAATTTTTGCCACAGCAACAGATACAGTACAGCTTCTTGGACGAAGGTTTTGCCTCGCTATACAACGATGTACAGCGTACTCAAGGCATCTTCACAGCCTTCGCCATCATTACGATATTTATCGCCTGCTTAGGACTTTTCGGTCTAGCAGCCTATACCACGGCACAGCGCACCAAGGAAATCGGGGTACGCAAAGTGTTAGGGGCAAGTGTATCGCGCATTATCCAGCTGCTATCCTTTGGATTCCTAAAACTGATATTACTGGCTTTGCTTATTGCCACACCTATCGCGTGGTGGGCCATGCAGAGCTGGTTACAAGATTTTAACTACCGCATCGAGGTGGAGTGGTGGGTATTTGCATTGACCGGCGGCATCAGCCTGCTCATAGCTATGGGCACCATCTGCTACCATGCCCTACGAACAGCGCGGATGAATCCCGTAGATAGTTTACGTGATGAGTGATAAAAAGTAAAAATTCAAAAGTAAAAAGTAAAAAAACCGACAGGGGGTGACAAGCATGGTGCGAAGCGCCTAAAAGCAAATGTCTCGTCTACGATCTAACTACTATTATCTAAATACGAAGTACTATGGTAAGGAATTATTTAAAAACGGCTTTGCGTAATTTGTGGAAAAACAAGAGTTATTCCTTTATTAATATTCTCGGCTTGGCCGTTGGCCTAGCTGCAGTATTCCTCATTGCGCTGTGGATACAGCATCAATTTCGGTATGACAATTTTTACAGTCATCAGGATGACCTGTATAAGGTACGCCTGAAGACTACCGGTGCTGATAACGAAATCTACGTGGGTGATATCACCTCGGCACCGATTGCGCCCTATTTCACGCAAGAATACCCCGAAGTAGAATCCGCGGCACGGATGTACTGGTCGTCGGATGCATTGCTGGCTTTTAAGGACAAATCTGTCAAATCTCAGGGAAATGAAGTCGATCCCTCTTTTTTGAACATCTTTAATTTTCCTGTTCTTAGCGGAGCGGGTGCAGATGCGTTAGCCGGGAAGCATCAGATCGTGCTAACCAAAAGCTTGGCTAAAAGTCTATTTGGCAGCGAAGACCCCATCGATAAAGTTATCGTACTGGACAATAATCACCCCTACACAGTTACCTCCGTACTCGACGATCTTCCCTCCTATACGGATTTTAATTTTTCGTACCTCATCCCCTTAGCCAACACAGATACCTATGGTACCAATTGGCGCACGAATACCTACTACACCTTTGTGCGGCTAAAAAGTGGTACAAATGTCCAAACCTTCAACAAAAAAATAGAAGACCTGATCGCCAAAAATTCGAAAGAATCTGCACGCAGTCAAGCTTTTCTATACCCCATGGCAAAACAATATTTGTACACCCGGTTTGAACAAGGAAAAGCTGTTGGCGGAAAGATTGACGAAGTACGCTTAGTAGCTATTATCGGTGTTCTGATCCTCGCCATAGCGGCCATCAACTTCGTCAACCTGAGTACCGCACGCGGACAGAAACGCGCAAAAGAGGTGGGCGTTAGAAAAGTAATTGGTGCCAGCAGATCCACTTTAGTCAAGCAGTTTCTCTTAGAATCGGTCTTGCTGTCTACCCTCGCTGGCCTTATTGCCCTCTTGCTGGTATGTATTATGCCGCCTCTCTTCGGATCGCTGCTGCCTTTTGATGTACGTTTTGAAGCAGGCAACCTCATCATTTGGTCGACATTCGTCGCTTTTACCGTATTAACAGGTGTGCTTGCCGGCCTGTATCCTGCTTTTTTCCTTTCTGGCTTTGCCGTAAGCAAGACACTAAAAGGCGGAACCCTATCGAAGAAAGCGGGCTTTAGCTTTCGGGAAGTACTGGTGGTGCTACAGTTTTGCATTGCGATTGTACTCATCATCTCGAGCATCGTTATTCGCACACAGATACAACATACGCAAGAACGGAATATCGGGTATGAAAAGGCGCAGCTCCTCGAAATTCCATTGGAAGGGGAAGCACCATCACATTATCAGGCCATACGGTCGGCTTTGTTGCAAAACCGATCGATAGCCTCCGTAGCGCGCACCGGTTGGTCTATCACAATCGATGGATCGTCTTCCGGTGGTAACTTTTCTTGGCAAGGAGCTACACCAGAACAAACTGCGAACACGTTTTTTAGATTGTATCGCGCCGAAGACAATCTCGTCAAGACACTCGGCTTAAACTTGATTGACGGTCGAGACCTCGATTATATCCGTCTTCCAGCTGATAGTGCCTCCGTATTACTTAACCAAGCCGCGATTCAAGCCATGGGGCTAAAAAATCCGGTAGGTCAGTCTATCAAATGGGGCGACGACACCTACACCGTGGTCGGCGTGATTGAAGATTTCATCATCGGTTCTCCTTATGAACAGGTTCGTCCGATGTTGATTTATACATCACAGCATTATATGTCTAACATGCTTGTTAAGATCAATGCGCAAGCTGGTGTAAAAAATAGTTTGACGACTATAGAAAACGTGTTGAAAAAGTTCAACCCGGCCTATCCATTCGACTACAAATTTGTGGATCAGCGGTTTGCCGAGAAGTTTAACGATCAACAGCAAACAGGGCAACTCACGTTCATATTTTCGGCCTTAGCCATTGCTATTTCTTGTTTGGGACTGTTGGGGCTTATCGCCTTTATTGCCGAGACAAGGATCAAAGAAATTGGTATACGGAAGGTTCTCGGAGCTTCGGTACCGGGTATTGTTATGATGCTATCTAAGGATTTTGTAAAGCTGGTGTTGCTCGCGCTTGTTATCGCTGCCCCAATTGCTTGGTGGGCAATGAACAATTGGCTGGCCGACTTCACCTATCGCATTGACCTGGCTTGGTGGATGTTTGTCTGGGCAGGACTTGCAGCGGTGCTGATTACCGTATTAACGGTCAGCGGACAGGCGCTTCGCGCAGCAATGGCCAATCCCGTAGATAGTTTGCGTAGTGAGTAGGAAAAAAGTAAAAATTAAAAAAGCCGACATGGGTGATACGCATAGTAGTGCTGAAGTTAAAAACAAATGTGTCGTCTACGATCAAACTACTATTATCTAAATACGAAGTACTATGGTAAGGAATTTTTTTAAAACAGCAGTCCGATACACCTTGAAAAACAAAGTGATTACGGGCATCAATATACTCAGCTTAGCAATTGGCATCAGCGCCACTTTGGTTATCTTTTTGCTGATCCAGTACGACTTGAACTTTGACAAGAAGGTCACCGACCGAGATCGCGTGTACCGTTTGGTGAGTGATGGCGATTTTAAGAATTCGGGCACCTTGGTTCCCTTGGTACGTATGCTAGAAACCGAACTGACAGCCATCGAGTCCGTGCTTCCGCTTTACAAGATACAGAACGCGAAAATAAAGGCCTCCTCTCCCGGCAGCAAAGAGCAGCAGGTGTTAACCAAACAGCAGGGCTTCGTCTTCACCAATAGCCAATACTTTGCATTCTATCCGCACACATGGCTGGCCGGATCGGCAGCAGCACTCGATCAGCAGAGCATGGCCGTACTGACCGACAAAGATCTGCAACGCTATTTCCCGAATGTGTCCCCCGCAGAAGCCATCGGCAAAACGTTTGTCTTGGGCGATTCTGTCACGCTGGAGATTGCTGGAGTTGTCAAGGAGATGTCCTACAACTCCGATTTCAAGTTCACCAGCTTTGTCGCTGTTGCAACAATACCGCTGTCCGCAAGCCTCAAAGAACAATTTAATTGGGACGCATGGAGCAATTACTCCGATGCCTACCAATGCCTGCTAAAGATCAAAGCGGGCACCTCCATCGAAAATATGGAAAAAGAGCTCCTCGGACTATTGGCCAAGCACAAAAAGATAGACATCGATGGTTGGAAAGACAAGTTCAAACTGCAGCCCCTTGCAGATGTACACTTCAACACGGAGTTCAACTACGGTGCCATCAAGCCGGATACCTTACGCAACCTGCTTATACTGGCGCTGTTCCTCCTTTCTCTAGGCATCATCAACTTTGTCAACCTTTCTACGGCCCAATCTATCGAACGGGCCAAAGAGATCGGTATTCGCAAAACCTTGGGCAGCTCCAAGCGAAAGCTCGTGCTACAGTTTCTCACCGAAACATGCATCGTGGCTTTCGTTGCGACCCTGCTATCCATTATTTTACTTCCCATCCTGCTACAAACCTTTGCCGGTTTTATCCCAAAAGGACTTACTTGGCAAAATTTGCCGACGGGCAGTATCGCGCTTTTCCTTTTCGGCCAGCTTATCGTTGTAACCTTAGTTGCCGGATTCTATCCTGCTTGGGTTCTTACGGGCTATGCTCCTGTATTGGCGCTCAAAAATCAGCTATTTAAAAACAGTAACCTTTCCAGAAGCAGCGGTATTCGCAAGACATTGACCGTATTCCAGTTTGTGCTGGCCCAAGTATTTCTTATCGCCGTCATTGCCGTCACCAAGCAGATACAGTTTGCTACACACAAAGACATGGGTTTTCGGAAGGAAGCCATTATCAACTTCTATATCCCGGGTTCGTACGGAAACTCGGACAAAGGAAAATTGCTAAAAAATAAGCTCAAGGCCATGCCCGAAATCAAGGCATTAAGCTTTGGTAACCAATCACCGGCCTTCTCCGGATGGATGAACACCACCATAAACACCGGCAGCGAACAGGACAACAAACTCGTGACCTTAGACTCTAGAACGGGCGACGAGCATTATCTCGAGGTGTACAATATTCCGCTCGTGGCAGGGCGCAACATCGAACTTCGTGACTCCATCACCGAGGCCATGATCAACGAAAAAGCACTCCCGTTGCTTCACCTGAAGTCGCCGCAAGAGGCCTTGGGACTATCCCTAAACAATGGCGAATTAACTGTCGTGGGCGTTATGAAGGATTTTGATGTGGCCTCTGCCCATCACGAAGTACGACCACTCATTTATTGGGGGGATAATAGAGGGTATGTTATGCATATTGCCCTAGATCAGCAACATCCCGAAAACTGGAAAACAGCCATCGATAAGATATCCAAGGAATACAGCGCACTGTTCCCTGAGGATGCCTTTGAATACCAGTTTCTCGACGAAACTATTGCAGGCTTCTACATGAAAGAACAGCAACTGTCCAAACTATTGCGATGGGCCGTGAGCTTGTCTATCGTCATTGCCGGTTTAGGCCTATTTGGTTTAGCCATATTCACGGCCAACCAGCGATCCAAAGAAATTGGTATACGTAAAGTATTGGGTGCTACAGCCGCACAAATTGTCGTCCTGCTGCTCAAAAACCTGATCTCCTTAGTGGCTATAGCCTGCCTGATTGCATTTCCGATCGCTTGGTATTTAGTCAACAAATGGTTGCAGGACTTTGCTTACCGAACGACAATCAACTGGTGGATATTTGCCGTATCGGCTATCGGCTTACTCCTTGTTGCAACAGCTGTACTCCTATCGAAAACGGTTCTTGCTGCACGTGCAAATCCAGTGGATAGCCTGCGGGATGAGTAGGGAAAAGTAAAAAAGCAAAAGTAAAAATTAAAAAAACCGACAGCGGTAATAAACACGTGACTAAGACATTAAAAGCAAAGGTTTCGTCTACGGTCTAAGTACTATCATCTAAATACTATAAAAATGGTAAGGAACTATTTTAAAATCGCTTGGAGAAGCCTTCGTAAGAACAAGGGCTTTACAGCCATCAACATATTGGGACTTGCCATCGGTATGGCTGCGGCTATGCTTATTTTCCTTTGGATTAGCAGTGAGGTAAACTTCGATCGGTTTTATCCGAATACAGATCGCTTATATGCTGTGGGTACGCGAGAGCCACTAGACAATGAAATATCAGTCTTTTTCTCGACGCCAAAACCATTAGCTCCGGTTATCAAAGATGAGTTTCCTGAAGTAACGAACAGCACCCGTGTGTCACGAATCAATGGATTCTTGTTTACCGTAGACACCAAGAAACTGACTACGCGCGATGCTGCCTTTGTCGATTCCACTTTCTTAGAAATGTTCGGACTGCCTCTTCTGTCTGGAGATCCGAAAACAGCGTTGATCGATCCGTCGAGTATCGTTCTATCAGAAGATCTGGCAAGAAAGCTCTATGGAACCACAGATGTCATCGGCAGAAATCTTGCTTTAGATCGCAATGAAGTTCTTACGGTCAGTGGGGTTATTAAACCTGTTCCAAGCAATAGCCGCTTTGCCTCTTGGGAGTACCTCCTTCCTTGGACCTGCATGGAAAAACTAGGCTACGCCGATGAAAATTGGGGCAATAGTTCGGTACTCGCTTTCGTCGAACTGGAGCCACAAGCGGATCTTCCCGCCGTGCAGCAAAAGATGCAAAAGATCCTACAACGGCATTCCGCAGATTTACGATCTGAAAGCTTTCTACAGCCTTTGTCAGAGAAGTATCTATACAGCAAATTCGAAAATGGAAAAGCTGTAGGCGGCCGCATAGAGATGGTGCGGGTATTTACCATCATCGCCGGATTTATCCTGCTGATTGCCTGCATAAATTTTATGAACCTAAGTACAGCGCAATCCGAAAGACGTGCTAAAGAGGTCGGTGTACGCAAAGTTATCGGCGCCCAAAAACACACACTTGTAGCGCAATTTCTGACAGAATCTTTTTTGCTGACAATTCTTGCTGGCATCTTTGCCATATTGTTGCTGCTGCTTGCTTTGCCGGCCTTCAGCCAACTGGTAGATAGAAAACTATCCATCGATTTTTCTTCTTGGAAATTTTGGTCGTTATTCGGTGCCTTTATTGTATTGACGGGATTGTTAGCAGGAAGTTATCCCGCTTTTTTTCTTTCTTCATTCCGCCCTATAAAAGTGTTGAAAGAGAAGTTCCAACAGATACAAGGCAAGATAAGCGCCCGAAAGATCTTGGTCGTGTTTCAGTTTGTGATAGCCATCATTATGATCATTAGCACCTTGGCTATCCGACAACAGATTCAACACGGGCAAGATCGCGAAAGCGGATACCAAAAGGATAATCTCGTATACATTCCCGAAAAAGGCGACATCTCCAAAAACATTCACCTTATCAAGCAGGCTTTGATGGAGCAGCAGATTGCCGCATCGGTCACGCGCACCATGTCGCCCCTCACCGAGCGTTGGAGTGGATGGAACGGTTTTACATGGGAGGGAAAAGATCCCAAGAGTATGCTGCAGTTTAACAGACAAACGGCAGATGACAAGCTGGTGCAAACCGCCGGCTTTACTTTAGTTGAGGGCCGTGACTTCGACCTCAACAAATTTCCGACAGATTCTAATGCGGCGATTTTAAATGAATCGGCTATACAGATCATGGGATTGAAAGATCCTGTAGGAAGCTATATTATGGATGGCGGTTCTAAGTTCCACATTATTGGCGTGATCAAAGATTTCATTCAAGAGTCTCCTTTTGATCCTGTCATGCCCTTAGTTTTCGAAGGAGCAAATGGATTTGGCATGCAGACCATGCACATCAAATTTAACCCTAGCTTGTCCACCAAAGAGGCGCTAGAAAGAACGGAGCAGGTCTTTAAAACATTCAACCCAGACTATCCTTTCGAGTACAGCTTTATTGATGAGGAATATGCTAAGAAATTTGATGAGTCTCAGAAAACAGGGAAGCTAGCCAGCTTATTTGCTGGGCTCACCATTTTTATTTCCTGTTTAGGGCTCTTCGGCCTTTCAGCCTATATGGCCGAAAATCGCATCAAGGAGATCGGTATCCGCAAAGTTTTAGGGGCTTCGGTGTTTTCACTGACGCGTTTGCTATCCGGAGAGTTTTTATTGCTCGTTAGCCTAGCCTGCATAATCGCCTTTCCAATTGCTTTTTGGATGATGGATAACTACCTGACAAAATTTACGTACCGCATTAAGATCGGTCCAGAGATATTTATTACGGCGGCTGCAACAGCGCTATTGATCACAATACTAACCGTTAGTTTTCAATCGATAAAAGCTGCACGCGCAAACCCGGTGGACAGCTTACGGAATGAGTAGGGAAAATTAAAAAAACCGACAGGGGGTGAAAAGCATGGTGCGAATTAGTCAAAAGCAAATGCCTCGTCTACGGTCTAAGTACTATCATCTAAATACTAGAAAAATGATAAAGAACTATTTAAAAATAGCTTGGCGCAATTTACGAAAGAGTAAATCATTCTCTATCATCAACATTTTAGGATTAGCCATCGGGATGGCTGGCGCATTGCTCATTGCACTTTGGCTGCAAAATATGCTTTCTATGGATCGCTTCCACGCAAAAAGTGATCGATTGTATATCATCAGTAACCGAGACACCTATCAAGGCGAGCTCCAAGCTTGGTTGAATACCCCAAAAATCATGGGACCAACGTTAAAGAATGACTTTCCAGAAATTGAAAGTTTTACGCGCATCGACCAAGGACACGAGTTTCTTACAACAAACAAGGAGAAGAAACTCGTTTCAAAAGTCGCTTTCGTGGATCCCGGCTTTTTTAACATGTTCAGCTACGAACTGCTTCGAGGCGATAAGGTCAACCCACTGGCAGATGCCAATTCCGTAGTCCTTACAGAAAAATATGCGCAGGCACTTTTCGGCGATGAAGATCCCCTAGGAAAATCGCTGGAAATAGAGTCGACACATCCTGTTTTAGTAAAGGCTGTAATAAAAGATCCCTCCAGCGTCAGCAGTCTGCAATTCGACTACCTCGTATCTTGGGATCTCGCAAAAAAAATGGGCTACGTTGATGAAAACTGGTCTAACAATTCCACGTACACCTATGTGTTGCTAACAGAAGGAACGACATTAAGTCATTTCAACAACAACATTCGCCTATTTAGTCAAAACCATATCAATGTAGGTGATAACGATATCAAATCCACAAATGAATTATTTGCATTCCCTTACAAAGACACCTATTTATATGACGTAAGCGAGCAAGGCAACTACACAACAGGCCGCATTCGACTCGTACATCTTTTTAGTTGGATTGGTGTATTCATCCTGCTCGTCGCTTGTATAAATTTCATGAACTTAAGCACCGCAAGATCCGAGCGAAGAGCAAAAGAGGTTGGGGTTCGAAAAGTTGTTGGAGCGACACGCAAAAGCTTGATCCTGCAGTTCATCATTGAAAGCGTATTAATCAGCTTTTGTGCTGCGGTACTTGCTGTCAGTTTGGTGGTTATCGCTCTTCCGTTTTTTAACAATCTCGTCGAGAAAAACCTCACCATCGCTCTCCTTTCTGGATATAATTGGTTGTTTTTAACCATCTTCAGCTTACTAACAGGAATCGTAGCCGGTAGCTATCCCGCATTCTTCCTGTCTTCTTTCAAGCCTCTTCATACCTTGAAGGGAAAAATGATGGCTTACAGCAAAGGGCTTAACATCAGGTCGCTCTTGGTAATCATTCAATTTAGCCTTGCCATTATCCTGACGATATCGACGATTATCGTCTTCCAGCAAATCCAGCATACCAAAGACAGAGACCGAGGCTATAACGTAAACGGACTCGTAACGACGAAGTTCTCTGGCGATTTATACAAAAACTACGAAAGTCTTCGCCAAGAACTACTGGCCAGCAATGCCGTAACCTCGGTATCTAAGAACATGTCTCCCGTCACTAGCCGCTACAGTAACGGATGGGGATTTAGTTGGGAGGGAAGCGCAGAAAGCGATAAAAGGATATCTTTCAATCGCTTTAGTACAGATGCCGACGCGGTAAAAACGCTAGGGTTTACCCTTGTTGACGGTCGGGATATTAATATATATAAGTATGCGACCGATAGTAATGCGATGTTGCTAACAGAAACTGCCGTCCAAAAGATGCGTTTAGAAAACCCCATCGGGCAGACTATTCAAGGAGATGGACAAAACTGGACAGTGGTTGGGGTGATCAAAGATTTTATCGTCGAGTCACCTTTTGACTCCCCCTATCCCATGGTTGTTTTTGGACCGCAGTCTTGGTTTTCGAATATACATTACCGCCTAAATACAGACAACAATACATCCGATAATCTAAAAACGATCGAGACGATTTTTAATAAATTTAATACAGAATACCCCTTCGAGTTCAGCTTTATTGATAAATCATTTGAAGACAAATTTAAGGAAGCGAAGTCTATCGGAACGATATCCATGCTCTTTGCCGGATTGACCATCTTCATCTCCTGTCTTGGGCTATTGGCATTGATCACCTATATGGCAGAAACGCGCATGAAAGAGATTGCCGTAAGAAAGGTGTTGGGGGCAAGTATCCTCCAAGTGACGTCGTTGCTATCGATCGATTTCATCAAACTGGTCCTTATTGCAATTCTCATCGCCTCACCGGTGGCCTGGTGGGCGATGGAAACCTGGCTACAAGACTATAGCTACCGGATAGAAATACAGTGGTACTATTTTATCCTAGCAGGGTTAACTGCCGTCTTCATCAGTATGGTTACCATCAGCTACCAGTCCATTAAAGCCGCAAGAGCCAATCCCGTGGATAGCCTGCGGGATGAGTAGGGAAAAGTAAAAATGAAAAACTAAAAATTAAAAAAACCGACAGGGGGGTGACAAGTATGGTGCGAATTATTCAAGAGCAAATGCCTCGTCTACGGTCTAAATACGAAGTATCATGATAAAGAACTATATAAAAATCGCTTGGCGCAGCATCTTAAAAAACCGCTTCTTCAGCCTATTGAATGTCGTTGGTTTAGCGATAAGCTTGGCAGCAGCCATCCTATTGGTTTCCTATGCTCGACAAGAATGGAGCTACAACAGACATTTTCACAACGCATCGAATATACATAGGGTTTACCTGCAAGCCAACGCAGAGTATAACTTCGAAAAGTGGACCAACCTACCCAACGCCGTCGGTCCATTTATGCTGTCCGATATCCCCGAGGTGAAATCTTTTGCGCGCTTGGTCAAGCTTGATTTCACCGGCTTTGCTTCTTTTCAGGCAAACGACGACACCTTTATCGAAAAAAACATCGTCCTGACGGACGCGGCTTTCTTTGATCTGTTCGATGTAGAGTTTTTGGAAGGCAATC
This genomic window contains:
- a CDS encoding ABC transporter permease codes for the protein MVRNYFKIAWRSLRKNKGFTAINILGLAIGMAAAMLIFLWISSEVNFDRFYPNTDRLYAVGTREPLDNEISVFFSTPKPLAPVIKDEFPEVTNSTRVSRINGFLFTVDTKKLTTRDAAFVDSTFLEMFGLPLLSGDPKTALIDPSSIVLSEDLARKLYGTTDVIGRNLALDRNEVLTVSGVIKPVPSNSRFASWEYLLPWTCMEKLGYADENWGNSSVLAFVELEPQADLPAVQQKMQKILQRHSADLRSESFLQPLSEKYLYSKFENGKAVGGRIEMVRVFTIIAGFILLIACINFMNLSTAQSERRAKEVGVRKVIGAQKHTLVAQFLTESFLLTILAGIFAILLLLLALPAFSQLVDRKLSIDFSSWKFWSLFGAFIVLTGLLAGSYPAFFLSSFRPIKVLKEKFQQIQGKISARKILVVFQFVIAIIMIISTLAIRQQIQHGQDRESGYQKDNLVYIPEKGDISKNIHLIKQALMEQQIAASVTRTMSPLTERWSGWNGFTWEGKDPKSMLQFNRQTADDKLVQTAGFTLVEGRDFDLNKFPTDSNAAILNESAIQIMGLKDPVGSYIMDGGSKFHIIGVIKDFIQESPFDPVMPLVFEGANGFGMQTMHIKFNPSLSTKEALERTEQVFKTFNPDYPFEYSFIDEEYAKKFDESQKTGKLASLFAGLTIFISCLGLFGLSAYMAENRIKEIGIRKVLGASVFSLTRLLSGEFLLLVSLACIIAFPIAFWMMDNYLTKFTYRIKIGPEIFITAAATALLITILTVSFQSIKAARANPVDSLRNE
- a CDS encoding ABC transporter permease; amino-acid sequence: MVRNFFKTAVRYTLKNKVITGINILSLAIGISATLVIFLLIQYDLNFDKKVTDRDRVYRLVSDGDFKNSGTLVPLVRMLETELTAIESVLPLYKIQNAKIKASSPGSKEQQVLTKQQGFVFTNSQYFAFYPHTWLAGSAAALDQQSMAVLTDKDLQRYFPNVSPAEAIGKTFVLGDSVTLEIAGVVKEMSYNSDFKFTSFVAVATIPLSASLKEQFNWDAWSNYSDAYQCLLKIKAGTSIENMEKELLGLLAKHKKIDIDGWKDKFKLQPLADVHFNTEFNYGAIKPDTLRNLLILALFLLSLGIINFVNLSTAQSIERAKEIGIRKTLGSSKRKLVLQFLTETCIVAFVATLLSIILLPILLQTFAGFIPKGLTWQNLPTGSIALFLFGQLIVVTLVAGFYPAWVLTGYAPVLALKNQLFKNSNLSRSSGIRKTLTVFQFVLAQVFLIAVIAVTKQIQFATHKDMGFRKEAIINFYIPGSYGNSDKGKLLKNKLKAMPEIKALSFGNQSPAFSGWMNTTINTGSEQDNKLVTLDSRTGDEHYLEVYNIPLVAGRNIELRDSITEAMINEKALPLLHLKSPQEALGLSLNNGELTVVGVMKDFDVASAHHEVRPLIYWGDNRGYVMHIALDQQHPENWKTAIDKISKEYSALFPEDAFEYQFLDETIAGFYMKEQQLSKLLRWAVSLSIVIAGLGLFGLAIFTANQRSKEIGIRKVLGATAAQIVVLLLKNLISLVAIACLIAFPIAWYLVNKWLQDFAYRTTINWWIFAVSAIGLLLVATAVLLSKTVLAARANPVDSLRDE
- a CDS encoding ABC transporter permease, with translation MIKNYLKIAWRNLRKSKSFSIINILGLAIGMAGALLIALWLQNMLSMDRFHAKSDRLYIISNRDTYQGELQAWLNTPKIMGPTLKNDFPEIESFTRIDQGHEFLTTNKEKKLVSKVAFVDPGFFNMFSYELLRGDKVNPLADANSVVLTEKYAQALFGDEDPLGKSLEIESTHPVLVKAVIKDPSSVSSLQFDYLVSWDLAKKMGYVDENWSNNSTYTYVLLTEGTTLSHFNNNIRLFSQNHINVGDNDIKSTNELFAFPYKDTYLYDVSEQGNYTTGRIRLVHLFSWIGVFILLVACINFMNLSTARSERRAKEVGVRKVVGATRKSLILQFIIESVLISFCAAVLAVSLVVIALPFFNNLVEKNLTIALLSGYNWLFLTIFSLLTGIVAGSYPAFFLSSFKPLHTLKGKMMAYSKGLNIRSLLVIIQFSLAIILTISTIIVFQQIQHTKDRDRGYNVNGLVTTKFSGDLYKNYESLRQELLASNAVTSVSKNMSPVTSRYSNGWGFSWEGSAESDKRISFNRFSTDADAVKTLGFTLVDGRDINIYKYATDSNAMLLTETAVQKMRLENPIGQTIQGDGQNWTVVGVIKDFIVESPFDSPYPMVVFGPQSWFSNIHYRLNTDNNTSDNLKTIETIFNKFNTEYPFEFSFIDKSFEDKFKEAKSIGTISMLFAGLTIFISCLGLLALITYMAETRMKEIAVRKVLGASILQVTSLLSIDFIKLVLIAILIASPVAWWAMETWLQDYSYRIEIQWYYFILAGLTAVFISMVTISYQSIKAARANPVDSLRDE
- a CDS encoding ABC transporter permease gives rise to the protein MVRNYLKTALRNLWKNKSYSFINILGLAVGLAAVFLIALWIQHQFRYDNFYSHQDDLYKVRLKTTGADNEIYVGDITSAPIAPYFTQEYPEVESAARMYWSSDALLAFKDKSVKSQGNEVDPSFLNIFNFPVLSGAGADALAGKHQIVLTKSLAKSLFGSEDPIDKVIVLDNNHPYTVTSVLDDLPSYTDFNFSYLIPLANTDTYGTNWRTNTYYTFVRLKSGTNVQTFNKKIEDLIAKNSKESARSQAFLYPMAKQYLYTRFEQGKAVGGKIDEVRLVAIIGVLILAIAAINFVNLSTARGQKRAKEVGVRKVIGASRSTLVKQFLLESVLLSTLAGLIALLLVCIMPPLFGSLLPFDVRFEAGNLIIWSTFVAFTVLTGVLAGLYPAFFLSGFAVSKTLKGGTLSKKAGFSFREVLVVLQFCIAIVLIISSIVIRTQIQHTQERNIGYEKAQLLEIPLEGEAPSHYQAIRSALLQNRSIASVARTGWSITIDGSSSGGNFSWQGATPEQTANTFFRLYRAEDNLVKTLGLNLIDGRDLDYIRLPADSASVLLNQAAIQAMGLKNPVGQSIKWGDDTYTVVGVIEDFIIGSPYEQVRPMLIYTSQHYMSNMLVKINAQAGVKNSLTTIENVLKKFNPAYPFDYKFVDQRFAEKFNDQQQTGQLTFIFSALAIAISCLGLLGLIAFIAETRIKEIGIRKVLGASVPGIVMMLSKDFVKLVLLALVIAAPIAWWAMNNWLADFTYRIDLAWWMFVWAGLAAVLITVLTVSGQALRAAMANPVDSLRSE
- a CDS encoding FtsX-like permease family protein, with product MLQNDIKIAWRNLRSQRLFSTIKIGGFAFGIAVSLLIALFVQHELSYDKFYPEADQVFRLVGVAKQDNIIRKGISMPAPTGPTFQAEFPAVESTGRMLSNPLFGAGSNQLSTNENPENFSDNGFTYVDQSLLDMLPLATVFGSLPRALDEPNSIVITKSKAEKYFKGDPIGKIIYLNNDKDKPYKVNAVIEDVPSNSHLYGFNFFMTLSGIDFYPGEQQNWVASNYATYIKVKKGTDTELLAKQLTKSYISDHYIPAIRQAGMQVNPVLNSARLVLQPLEKIHLYSTDINDYKIETQQRGDIKVVWIFAGIASFILLIAVINFINLSTANASSRAKEVGVRKTIGSSKKALIKQFITESLLYSLISVFLGIAISFLLLPLFNNLADKTLHIPWNSWYFLPTALFAAAGLGLLSGIYPAFVLSSFKPIAVLKGNVSPRSGSSIFRNGLVIFQFATSIILIIGTLIINQQLNFILNKDIGFNKDQVLVLHGTRTLGNQAKVFKDELSNIPSIQSVAISDYLPVNIDGSKRNGNTFNLEGTQQVETSKGGQFWIVDKDYISTFGLHLVAGRNFNMDIASDSAAVIVNQRMVNELGIKDPIGARITNGNSYTIIGVVEDFIFGSLREEGLDPLCMVIGGSNSLISVKIKAADATQTIRDISNIWTKFLPQQQIQYSFLDEGFASLYNDVQRTQGIFTAFAIITIFIACLGLFGLAAYTTAQRTKEIGVRKVLGASVSRIIQLLSFGFLKLILLALLIATPIAWWAMQSWLQDFNYRIEVEWWVFALTGGISLLIAMGTICYHALRTARMNPVDSLRDE